ggaccaactgagctatcctcagcacccaaggtccatgcttgaaccaatcaagccaatggctatgaaaggggaagagggagagaaggaagagagggaagtggAAAGGAgcagagatggtcacttcttctgtgtgccctgaacagaactgaacccaggacattcatatgcagggctaatgctctatccactgaacaccAGCCAGGACCACCAGCACTTTTAGAAAGGCTGcttcaaggcctgacctgtggtggcgcagtggatcaagcatcgacctggaacgctgaggttgctggttcaaaaaaaacccctgggcttgcctggtcaaggcacatataggagggAGTTGATGGTTtctactcctccctccttctctttctctctctcttctaaaatgaataaaaaataaaaataattttaaaaaaaagaaaagaaaggctgcTTCAAGATTAAACCTTCAAAGCTCACCATCCTTAGTCATTAAGgaacgcaaatcaaaactataacaGAATAACACGTCACAGCCACCAGAATGgccaaaattaaaaagactggtaaatgggccctggccggttggctcagtggtagagcgtcggcctggcgtgcggaagtcccgggttcgattcccggccagggcacacaggagaagcacccatctgcttctccacccctccccctctccttcctctctctctcttcccctcccgcagccgaggcttcactggagcaaagatggcccaagcgctggggatggctccttggcctctgccccaggcgctagagtggctctggttgcaacagagcgatgccccggaggggcagaacatcgccccctggtgggcagagcgtcgccccctggtgggcgtgccaggtggatcccggtcgggcgcatgtgggagtctgtctgactgtctatccctgtttccggcttcagaaaaatacagaaaaaaaaaaaaaaaaagactggtaaaTACAgacaggggcctgaccaggcggtgacactgaatagtgttggactgggacatggagaacccaggttcgaaaccctgaagttgacagcttcagcgcgggctcaagtggtttgagcaaggctcacatgggcttgagcccaaggtggctggcttgagcaaggggtcactctgtgtCACTCTGTCTGGTAtagaaccccagtcaaggcacatacgaggaagcaatcaatgaactactaaggtgccgctacaaagaactgatgcttctcatcactctcccttcctgtctgtctatccctatctgtctctctctctttgtccctttcacacacaaaaaaagtaaaccaAAATTATCATAGAATCTCGCAATTCCATTCCTAGATATGTACCCAAGAGAATAGAAAACAAAtgttggcctgacttgtggtggcgcagtgggataaagcgtcgacctggaaacgctgaggtcgccggttcgaaaccctgggcttgcctggtcaaggcacatatgggagttgatgcttcctgctcctccccccttctctctctcctctctataatgaataaataaaatcttaaaaaaaaaaaaatgtccacacaacaacctgtacacaaatgttcacagcagcattattcataaaagCCAGAAAATCTATTATATATGTCCATCAATTTATGActtgataaacaaaatgtggtattatccatacaatggaatattatctgGTCATAAAAAGCAATGAAGTACTAATATGACTATGACATAAATGACcctaaaaatattatgctaagtaaaagaagccagatacaaaggtcacattttatgattccatttctattACATGTTCAACCTAAGCAAATATATACAGAAAGTAGATTACTGCCTAGACCTGGGGCAAGATTAATTCTCTGAGAGCAGCATAAAACATTCTACTTTCCTGCAGGAGAGGAGGTTAAAGTTGGTTTCTACAAAAGGGGAGGCCTAGAATGGGAGGGCAAGGGGTGGCCTGCAAAATAAGgcaagaaatgaaagagaacagGAGCCAGGGCCCAGTCAAGGACAGTACTCACAGTTTCTCCAGCATCTTGAGTTTACTCTGTACTTGAGAGGCTCTGTTGGCATTGTAGCGAAACCGGTCAATGAAAACCTGTAGGTGGCGAGTGCAGGCACTGGTCAGGTTCCCTCACTCCCTGCAACTCTAATACCCATGGGATGGGTCCCTCAGCCCTGCCTGCCCCACACCTGGATATGCTGGCGATACTGCTGCTGTGCCTCATATTCACGCTGCTGATTGAGTAGCCGCTCCTGCTTGCTCTTGATAAAGGTCTCAAAGTCTCCCCGGTAACCATCTAGCCGCTGGCTGTGCAGGTGGATGATGTCTGTGGCTATGGCATTCAGGAAGTTGCGGTCGTGGGAGACAACCAGAATTGTGGAGGGCCAAGTCTGAGGGGGCACAGGACAGCAGGCCCAGTTTGCAGGGGCAACCAGCTCCCAGGGCCTAGGTGTCCTGGAGGCAGACTTTGCCCAGACCTACTCCAGCACCTGTAGGCACTCACCTGAAGGTAGTTCTCTAGCCACAGGATGGCCCTTACATCCAGCATGTTTGTGGGTTCTGGAAAAGTAGACATATTTGGGATTGATGGGCTGGAGAATTAGGAACATGAGTGTTGCCACTTTTCCCCAGCCTGAAGTTAGGGTGCCCCATTTCAAACTCACCATCTAACAGCAGAAGATCTGGCCTGTGGAAAAGAACAATGTGAGGCTTGAGGTTTTCCGCCAGACACTCACTGCTACCTCCCAGAGCCAAGGCCCATTCTCCATAGTATCCATACATAGGCCCAGAAGACTCACCTAGCAAACAGGGCCCGGGCCAGGGCCAGTCTCATCCTCCAGCCACCTGAGAACTCTCTAAAGAAAGACGGAGCTGCATTAGAGGTTGGTGCTCACCAGCACGGGCAAGGCAAAGCCAACAGTATTCAGTCAGGAATGGTAAGGGTCACTCACCGGGTGGGCTGCTGCTGCATTTTAGGGGTAAAGCCAAGTCCAGCAAGAATGACTGATGCTCTAGAAGTAAAGAAGTTGAAGACTATAGTAGCTGGAACAGGTAACAGAAGGGAAAGGTGAAATgtgaagaaaggaagggggagtttTAAATACCTGGCAGGTGCCTTGTCAGCCTCAATCTCCTCCAACTTGGCATAGACTTCTGCTAGCTGTGCCGCTTCTGAGCCTTCAGCCCTAGGGTTGAAACGAGGGAGAGAGGAATCCGCCTGAGGAGGGGCAATCCAAGAGGATGTCCTGCACCCCATGCAGTTGGAAAGCAGACCACTGGCTGCCTTGAGGCTGGGACAAGAACAGAATACAGGAAGAACGTGCTCACAGCATTGAGGGCCTTGGGCACTGTGGAAGAACAAGGGCTTGAGAGCCTCTCAGTGTTAAGTTCTAAGCTCTGCTGCTCACTGGGCATGCAAATTATGGATTGTGACAGTAGAGCAGGCATACTGTCCTTTATgaaggccagctgctgctagttACTTCTTAGCCTGAAGCCTTCACCTGCCAGCAGCAATCTGGGCACTGAGCTCCCGCTCTCGCTGCAAGAGGTCTTCTCGCACAGTGTCGCTCCCCAACACACTCTGCAGCGCAGGGGTGTCGTCTCCAGCAACCTCCTGCTCTACGTGCAGCAGGGAGATATGGGCTGGAACCCGCAGGCTCCGGGTGGCCAGCATCTTCAGCAGGGTCGTCTTTCCCAGCCCATTGCGACCCACCAGCCCATAGCGACGGCCCCATGCCAGGTTCACATCTGCACCAGCCAGCAGTACCCTGCAGGGGTGTCAGGAGAAAACAGAGGGTGCTCTAGATATAGGTGTACTGCAAGTTTAACAACAGAAACCTAAGATTATTTTTAGCCCCATTTCATCTCTCCAAGTTCTttaattgataaaagaaaaacatcacacGTACCCCACTGCCACTCCCTCACCTATCGCCAAAAGACACATCAAAGTTCTCAATTCGCACATCATAGGATTTGTTCTTGCCAGATGACTCCAACCGACTCTCCTTTCTgctgcctgcctggctggctgaTGCCTCTTCCAAGACTCTTAAAGGAAGAAATAGATGGCTTTGGCCCTCCGAACCACCCTTCCATCCCTGTAGAGACCGCTCTGCTCTCTTAACCCTTCTTGCTAAACTCACATAGGGTTGCTGGTCTTGAGTGTATCCTTCTCCGAGCGTTTCTCCTGTTTTGCCTTTAGTCGAGCCTCAGCCTTCTCTAGCTTCTTTGCATTCACTGTCTAAGGATCCAAACAAAACCATTTCACCCTTGGGTGTAGGCCATAAAGGAACCCCCGGAGAGAGCACCTCAAGTTAACCTTCTCAATTTACCCATGATGAACAGAATTCAAGACTCAGGGAAAGACATGATCAGAAATCCCCCAGAAAAACTTTCCAGTATTTAGAAACAGTAAACTCTGACCCCAACCATAAACAagcccctccctttcttctttctcaccGAGGACTGTTCCCTCTTCAGCAGTCCTGGAAGGTCGGTGCCACAGTCTGTAGGTGATAAGAAAAGCAGTCACCTTCTCCCTGAGGGAAGGGAAACTAGTATTTTGAGTAActaaaataaaccagacacagatATTTTCAGGAAAGCCTTACAATACTGAAGATAGACAGTGATCCTCCTCCccgcacttaaaaaaatatttcagattaaGGACACAAGGCTGGGGCAGATAAACAACTCTTACAAGAGCATGCAGTTGGTTAGTAAGTCAAAAAATGGGGGTTGGGGATGTGAACCCAAGTTTGTCCAGCTCCAAAGCCCATATGCTTCCTACCATTGCCAAGAGCTTGGAGAACCCTCCAACCCTACTCCCTTCATCATGGGCTCTTTTGCCTTCAGTAAAGACATCAACTAGCTTCTACAATCTTGTCCTATGGAAAAGAGGTACCAGTAGTTCTGAGCTCCAGGAGGCAGTTGGCTAGGGCCTGGAGgctgagaaaaaggagagggtagCTAGTTCAATCTTTTCTCACTCTCACCGTAGTTCTCCGTTATCTTTGACAACTGGATGGGGGCGTCTAGCAGCACCTGGCTGCTTCCCTGGCTCTGTGGCTCAGCCCTTGACAGTAAGAACGGAAAGCACAGAGTTAGGAGTTGAGGAGAAAGATCTAAGGCCATCAGACCTTCTTTCTTTACCTCCTGTCTCCTGACcgtcctccctcccaccttccccacAAATCCCCCTGCCCTTGCACGTACAGGCGCAAAGTGTTGTACATGCGCTGACACACGGCTCTGATGCTCGCGTCATCCTTGCTGTCCCCGGACACCTCTTGCAACAGTTCCCCCACAGCTTCCACCAGGTCATCCACAGACTCGAAGTCCGCGCTGCCGCTGTGCAAGACGCCTGGGCCAGGCGTGGCAGGTCGAGGAAGATACCGGGTAGCGTGGACATACAATAAGTTTAGCCCCGGAACCGCGACCCCAGTCCGGGCTCCAGATCCAAGTCGCCCTCGGGACAAGAGGTCACGCAGAGGAGAGGCCTAGCAGCGGCCCCGGCACTGCCCTCCCTTAGTCTTTCCCACCCGACTTCCACTTCGGCCTCCCCAGTGTATTAATTCGGTTGGGCTCACCCGTCACGTAGTCAAAGACCTGTCCGTCAATTTCGGGAAACTCGCTCCGCAGGATTTCGGCGCAAGTCGCCATGTTCCAGTCGTACTCCCTTCCGCGCAGTCGCGATGAGACCCCAGCCGAGGACCACCCCCCTGTCCTTCCCTGGAGCGTCCCTCCTTTCAAAGCGCATGCGTACGATGACGTAATAAAGGCAAAGAGCCCGGTGGGCGGGTTGACCCGGATGGAGGAGGGACCGTGCGCAAGTGCTGCTCTTTACGCTTGCGCCCCGCCTTTTCCGCTGAAAAATTAGCCACATGTGCGGTCTTCGCTACCTTCTGGGAGGTGACGATGGAGAAGGCCGGGGACGGGGATGGGGGCGGGGTGTGTGTGCCGGAGAACTCGCGGTTTATGAGGCCGCGAGACACCAAAGGTTCAGCGGGTAATTGATAAAGCACATTGGCCTTAATAGTTTGAGCACCTAGCCAGGTCCATTTTGGAGTCAGTTCCCGTAGCTGATTCATGCTCCTCCCTGAATTGTCAAAAGCCCCTTTCGCAGTTCTGTGCAGCCACGGGTTTTGTTATGgttcccaatctttttttttttcttccaattttaagtttttattcttccttaaaGAGGGAGTCAGTTTAATCAGAATTTAATAATCCTAACTCTTCTGGCGTGGTCTCAAAGTCGGCAATAAAGGGACTGGGATCCAACTGTATTTCATCTGTAGAAACTGGTGTGAGCCACACTGATTTCCTAATGGCAGAGCACTCCAGAGGGACTGTATGGCCGTGGTGATGTCTATCCCTCGGGTTATAGTACAACTCGCTTCGAAAAATGAGAGTATGCTCGGAGACAACCTGTGTCCTGATACCACAATCATAAACaggatatataaaatcatatgcATATGTTTGTATCCGAGTCACAGGACAGCCTGATCCCAGGTGTAGTTCATCAGCGAACATATAGCGACGGCTGCTATGTTTGTGGGGTAACTTCGAGCATCATTCAGTACATAGAACTGATTTTCACATGTATGTTCTCGGCACGGGGCCACATCAACACCGCCAGGAGAACCAAGATCTCTAAAGCCATAGCGACCTTCCTCATGGCAGACCTTCAGCATGGAACTTCTGGTTCCCAATCTTTATGGGCTTCTTGTCTCAGCCTGGTAGCCCGCCCGCCTGAGACCTGCGTCTCAGTCCAAATTAGGCCTCTTCAGTCCTTCCACCACCCCAGAGCGGTTTCACTCACCACCAAAGGGCAAGAAAATCAGATGGACAACACAGCCTAAATCCATCGGTATTTATTTCCCACCCAAACCCAAAACAGACCTCTGCAAACTGAACCTCAGTAAACGACTCTAAAAGGCTACTTCCTTTCACTGATGCTCTCAAGAGGAAGTTAATGATGCTACTGCTTTACATTTTAACGTGAGTACTTTTCCAATCCCGCTCTAAAATTGTCAACTAAAATTACATTATCctgagagaggagaaaccagaagaatgcaggagagggGGCCCTGCAATGTTTGTGATCTTaccctcaagccggtgacctcagcgtttcgtTTTGGACTGaggaagggctgactgagaaagtttgaaaaggaacaaaccacagctgtggtccttattatcagttccctgaaataaacttgcagcagcagcaacaagaaACATGGATTATGTGAATTGTCAAAGATAAGATGGTCAAACCTCCTCGTACCCCTCCCCTCTTGGAGATACAAGTCAGTAGGTCTGCAAACAAACAAGTCAGAGGAATCAGGCACTTGACACGtaaaagctaaagctgtaaaggtatataaggtgtaagaaatctaacttcggggagctcGTAGTTTTGGTGCTACTATCCTCACATGCTCTTCCGGCTACTGATCCTTCCTcgatcaagttgtctgggtgtctATTATCCTCGGTTTGCAACCAAGTCCTGCTATAATTTATTCATCCTTGTGAGGAATCAGTCaatcctaatatttaaaataaaactatagaagCTACAGTATTAAGCCCCTAGATCTCATAACCACTTTATAGAAAACACACGGAAATAGGAATTCTGATGGGGAAGCTATGTACAGAATTATCTGGTTTCTTCAATATTGCCAAGAGCTGAGGGAGAATCTGTGgtttataaaatttaagaagCATTCATCAACTACAATGGACTTTGGATCCAGATGCAAAATGTAAAAAGTTTTATAGGACACGTGAATTAAGTGTGAACACAGATTGGATGTGAAGAACTGGCCATAGTTGATAATTGTTGAAGCTGGATGATGGGACATGTGGGTTCATTATATTTTGCtacttctgtttatttatttttaattttaatttatttgtgtatttttctgaagtgagaagtggggaggcagagagacagactcctcctgcatgagcctgactgggatccacccagcaagcccaccagggggcgatgctctgcccatctgggaccagagccattcttgcacctgaggtggaggccattgagccaacctcagcgcccccgccaactttgctccaacggagccttggctgcagaggggaagagagatagagagaaaggtgagggagaagggtagagaagtagatgggcgcttctcctgtgtgccctggccaggaatagaacccaggacttccacacat
This region of Saccopteryx leptura isolate mSacLep1 chromosome 8, mSacLep1_pri_phased_curated, whole genome shotgun sequence genomic DNA includes:
- the ABCF3 gene encoding ATP-binding cassette sub-family F member 3, with translation MATCAEILRSEFPEIDGQVFDYVTGVLHSGSADFESVDDLVEAVGELLQEVSGDSKDDASIRAVCQRMYNTLRLAEPQSQGSSQVLLDAPIQLSKITENYDCGTDLPGLLKREQSSTVNAKKLEKAEARLKAKQEKRSEKDTLKTSNPIVLEEASASQAGSRKESRLESSGKNKSYDVRIENFDVSFGDRVLLAGADVNLAWGRRYGLVGRNGLGKTTLLKMLATRSLRVPAHISLLHVEQEVAGDDTPALQSVLGSDTVREDLLQRERELSAQIAAGRAEGSEAAQLAEVYAKLEEIEADKAPARASVILAGLGFTPKMQQQPTREFSGGWRMRLALARALFARPDLLLLDEPTNMLDVRAILWLENYLQTWPSTILVVSHDRNFLNAIATDIIHLHSQRLDGYRGDFETFIKSKQERLLNQQREYEAQQQYRQHIQVFIDRFRYNANRASQVQSKLKMLEKLPELKPVEKELEVVMKFPDGFEKFSPPILQLDEVDFYYDPKHVIFSRLSVSADLESRICVVGENGAGKSTMLKLLMGDLTPVRGIRHAHRNLKIGYFSQHHVEQLDLNVSAVELLSRKFPGRPEEEYRHQLGRYGISGELAVRPVASLSGGQKSRVAFAQMTMPCPNFYILDEPTNHLDMETIEALGRALNNFRGGVILVSHDERFIRLVCQELWVCEGGGVTRVEGGFDQYRALLQEQFRREGFL